A DNA window from Candidatus Syntrophoarchaeum caldarius contains the following coding sequences:
- a CDS encoding CO dehydrogenase/acetyl-CoA synthase complex beta subunit codes for MAGVFDRSARERELAGEEEEEDFGLQFSDYIKVELKTETTGWDDIPTEIGPQFEGERIRGADTAVEFGGPKVDYSFERVYVLPPGSDIEHEKVTVIGPELDELGGGSHRIGFIVEVCSNDKEIPPEMEGTFSARLHYWGNYIAGFMHLNTRETIWIRVSKELLEKGFKLEHWGKIIARLFVMEIPVLDKAQITIITDPDLVKEKTEEAIKYWKELDEKMAAMTEEETRPWYTCTLCQSFASSHVCVITPQRPANCGAISWADAKAGHTMDPAGDWQPFDPGECLDPIRGEWSGMNETVTKLSGGINTRYYLHSIFGYTHTSCGCFEMIAFYIPEVDGIGLVARAYTEPTVNKLPFSTMAARTGGGQQTEGLLGLSVRYLPSPKFWQADGGWRRVVWMNSGLMERHGDAIPEEMKGKIATEKDVKDIAELKEFLKKCDHPVVTGVIRPVDGKKITEGWKRTFNAEGLLEYIEEHGGELDPEEAAEEFGVDEEDIMDLVEEMVEDGLLEE; via the coding sequence ATGGCAGGAGTATTTGATAGATCTGCAAGAGAACGTGAATTGGCAGGCGAAGAAGAGGAAGAAGATTTCGGACTTCAGTTCAGTGATTACATCAAGGTTGAATTGAAGACAGAGACTACGGGATGGGACGACATTCCGACAGAGATCGGCCCACAGTTTGAAGGTGAGCGAATCAGGGGTGCAGACACCGCGGTCGAGTTTGGTGGACCAAAGGTTGATTACTCATTCGAGCGGGTTTATGTCCTTCCCCCAGGATCAGATATCGAGCACGAGAAGGTGACCGTGATCGGTCCTGAACTTGACGAACTTGGAGGGGGAAGTCACAGAATTGGATTCATCGTTGAGGTCTGTTCTAATGACAAAGAAATCCCACCAGAGATGGAGGGTACATTCTCCGCCAGGCTGCACTACTGGGGGAACTACATCGCAGGCTTCATGCATCTCAATACGAGAGAGACAATCTGGATACGAGTGAGCAAGGAACTTCTTGAGAAAGGGTTCAAACTGGAGCACTGGGGTAAGATTATCGCAAGGCTTTTCGTAATGGAGATTCCTGTACTTGATAAAGCACAGATCACGATTATAACCGATCCTGATCTGGTGAAGGAGAAGACTGAGGAAGCGATCAAGTACTGGAAAGAACTGGACGAGAAGATGGCGGCGATGACCGAGGAAGAGACACGGCCCTGGTACACATGCACACTCTGCCAGTCGTTCGCATCCTCACATGTCTGTGTTATAACACCCCAGCGACCAGCCAACTGTGGTGCAATCTCATGGGCAGATGCGAAGGCCGGACATACAATGGATCCTGCTGGAGACTGGCAACCATTTGATCCTGGAGAGTGTCTTGATCCGATTAGGGGCGAGTGGTCTGGAATGAACGAAACCGTCACAAAGCTCTCAGGTGGAATCAACACGAGATACTATCTCCACTCCATCTTTGGGTACACGCACACATCCTGTGGATGCTTTGAGATGATCGCCTTTTATATCCCTGAAGTCGATGGAATCGGACTTGTTGCGAGAGCATACACCGAGCCAACCGTAAACAAGCTACCATTCTCCACTATGGCAGCAAGAACAGGTGGTGGACAGCAGACAGAAGGATTGCTTGGTTTATCTGTAAGATATCTCCCATCACCAAAGTTCTGGCAGGCAGATGGTGGATGGAGGCGGGTTGTATGGATGAACTCGGGCCTCATGGAGCGACATGGTGATGCGATACCTGAAGAGATGAAAGGTAAGATCGCAACCGAGAAAGACGTCAAGGATATAGCAGAACTTAAGGAGTTCTTGAAGAAATGCGATCATCCGGTTGTGACCGGTGTTATAAGGCCTGTTGATGGTAAAAAGATCACAGAAGGTTGGAAGAGAACATTCAACGCAGAGGGACTCCTTGAATATATAGAGGAACATGGCGGTGAGCTCGATCCAGAAGAAGCGGCAGAAGAGTTTGGTGTCGATGAAGAAGACATCATGGACCTTGTTGAGGAAATGGTGGAAGACGGACTCCTGGAGGAATGA
- a CDS encoding secreted protein, producing the protein MVKIKLKKKGEEAGAAPAAPAGAASTTAVPSGVPPKITIKGAKVHIDEIILKK; encoded by the coding sequence ATGGTAAAGATTAAGTTAAAGAAGAAGGGAGAAGAAGCAGGTGCTGCACCAGCAGCACCTGCTGGTGCAGCATCGACTACGGCAGTGCCATCGGGTGTACCACCAAAGATCACAATAAAAGGTGCAAAGGTACACATTGATGAGATCATCCTGAAGAAGTGA
- a CDS encoding replication protein A, with protein MVLKMDELLTDEIIEIYKGLEDKLSLKEFKSRVEEKIEEMGGFCDTRSASLLIAQEFGVTKSTTIGQIIDGWSEEKNGTAVSVEGQVIRIDTIKEFEKYDGSPGRVANILISDDTGTIRTVLWDKLTDLIQDGGLRLGTIINLNGHVKEGYRGPEITAEQVEIVRHEPGFEPRNITIKEIKDGMDAISVVGRVLEIGDVRTFSRKNGTVGKVGTIMIGDITGKIRVTLWDDRALDIESLAVGNSVRISNAYAKKRYNVVELYVGSHGQIEPIDEDVPYEEKITPIRDIRPDGFYNVIGDLIGIEPVHEFMRKDGSQGRVVKIRIVDATGKINVSLWNEHVDFTKELDLGQTIKITDAFAKVGFNNEIDLSVGWRSNLELLKK; from the coding sequence GTGGTATTAAAGATGGACGAATTACTTACCGACGAGATTATTGAAATATATAAAGGATTGGAAGATAAATTGAGCCTCAAGGAGTTTAAGAGCAGAGTAGAAGAGAAGATCGAGGAGATGGGCGGATTCTGTGATACCCGTTCTGCATCACTTCTTATTGCACAGGAATTTGGCGTCACAAAGTCCACCACGATCGGGCAGATAATCGATGGATGGTCTGAGGAGAAGAATGGTACCGCTGTATCGGTTGAAGGACAGGTGATTCGGATCGATACAATAAAAGAGTTTGAAAAGTACGACGGTTCACCAGGAAGGGTTGCGAACATCCTTATCTCGGATGATACTGGCACTATAAGAACCGTTCTCTGGGATAAATTGACAGACCTGATACAGGACGGTGGTCTAAGGCTTGGGACTATTATTAATCTTAATGGACATGTAAAAGAGGGATACAGAGGACCTGAGATAACAGCCGAGCAGGTTGAAATTGTAAGGCACGAGCCGGGTTTTGAACCAAGAAATATAACCATAAAAGAGATCAAGGACGGTATGGATGCGATATCAGTTGTGGGCAGGGTACTTGAGATTGGAGATGTGAGAACATTTTCGAGAAAGAACGGGACCGTGGGCAAGGTTGGAACGATCATGATCGGTGATATTACAGGAAAGATCCGTGTAACACTCTGGGATGACCGTGCCCTCGATATAGAGAGTCTGGCCGTTGGTAACTCGGTTCGTATCTCCAATGCTTATGCAAAAAAGCGGTATAACGTGGTTGAGTTGTATGTTGGTTCACACGGACAGATTGAACCGATCGATGAAGATGTGCCGTATGAGGAGAAGATTACACCGATTCGCGATATCCGTCCAGATGGTTTCTACAATGTGATCGGCGACCTCATCGGGATTGAGCCCGTCCATGAGTTTATGAGGAAGGATGGCTCCCAGGGTAGAGTTGTCAAGATCAGGATCGTTGATGCGACCGGTAAGATAAATGTATCGCTCTGGAATGAGCATGTCGACTTTACAAAGGAGCTGGATCTTGGCCAGACGATCAAGATCACTGATGCATTTGCAAAAGTAGGATTCAACAACGAAATTGACCTGAGTGTTGGCTGGAGAAGCAATCTTGAACTTCTCAAAAAATAA
- a CDS encoding Bacterial regulatory protein, ArsR domain protein, whose translation MAADKKKVKLKVTSGGKKAIRPKDDPTAAARGLIKKLYSDPIPERADGLDRIYSKEVLEGYDAFMERFGIEDPNVAIREFHRRYADIINNPTRREILKALMDGDRTFDELHEITGIDQDELKHQIVMLDFCVDELKRGDEIYYHLSKIGRIIENF comes from the coding sequence ATGGCTGCCGATAAAAAGAAAGTCAAGCTAAAAGTGACATCTGGTGGAAAAAAAGCTATACGACCAAAGGATGATCCAACAGCCGCAGCACGTGGGCTTATAAAGAAATTATACTCAGATCCAATTCCTGAACGAGCAGATGGCCTTGACAGAATTTATTCTAAAGAAGTACTCGAGGGCTATGATGCCTTTATGGAACGTTTCGGGATCGAGGATCCAAACGTGGCTATCAGAGAATTTCACAGGCGCTATGCTGATATTATCAATAACCCAACGCGCAGAGAAATCCTGAAAGCACTTATGGACGGAGACAGGACATTTGATGAGCTTCATGAGATCACAGGTATTGATCAAGATGAGTTGAAGCACCAGATCGTGATGCTTGACTTCTGTGTGGATGAACTCAAGCGTGGCGATGAAATATATTATCACCTGAGTAAGATCGGACGTATCATCGAGAATTTCTGA
- a CDS encoding acetyl-CoA decarbonylase/synthase complex gamma subunit, protein MAEKVKSPAEVMKLLPQEDCGECGSDSCFEFALKLVERTTELERCPKLKKAATKKIKKMLAPPMAEITFGSGDKMLKTGGEEVMCREELAFFGKTILAYDVWDTMSEERLVERVQNITGMSFVRFKETFTVDAIAIRSVSGDPMKFKDVVKKVSDITDLPLILCSLDPKVLKAGAKVLKGKKPLLYAATKDNWEKVLDIAKEFETAVAIFSPDDLDMLGSIAATFQREGIGDLILDPGTFCEPESITQTLSNFSLLRRACVKANIPELSYPVMAVPAVASMSFKSKKAAAHYENYLANIFVTKGINLMILHFPEIWEFMPIVYLREGIFKHPKLESAIDPDLYAFNEPDADSPLMVTANYTLTYGIVSGDLDRYRVKCWLLVIDTNALSVDTAVGSGDFCAENIVEHMEEFDVESKVNHRVLIIPRVAAEILPELREELPDWKVVLGPKDSSEIATFLTDEWKNLVAE, encoded by the coding sequence ATGGCAGAGAAAGTAAAATCACCAGCAGAAGTTATGAAGCTCCTGCCACAGGAGGATTGTGGCGAGTGCGGTTCTGACTCATGCTTCGAGTTTGCCCTCAAACTTGTTGAACGGACGACCGAACTTGAGAGATGTCCCAAGCTCAAGAAGGCTGCAACCAAGAAGATAAAGAAGATGCTCGCACCACCAATGGCAGAGATCACCTTTGGTTCTGGCGATAAGATGCTAAAAACAGGTGGCGAAGAGGTGATGTGCAGAGAAGAACTTGCGTTCTTCGGTAAGACAATCCTTGCATATGATGTCTGGGATACGATGAGTGAGGAACGACTCGTTGAGCGCGTGCAGAATATCACAGGTATGAGCTTCGTTCGATTCAAAGAGACGTTCACGGTTGATGCAATTGCGATCAGGTCTGTATCAGGCGATCCAATGAAGTTCAAAGATGTGGTCAAGAAGGTCTCAGATATCACAGATCTGCCCTTAATTCTCTGTTCACTCGATCCAAAGGTCTTAAAGGCTGGTGCAAAAGTCCTCAAGGGCAAGAAACCTTTGCTCTATGCTGCGACAAAGGATAACTGGGAAAAGGTGCTTGATATCGCAAAGGAGTTTGAGACCGCTGTGGCGATCTTCTCACCCGATGATCTCGATATGCTTGGATCGATAGCTGCAACATTCCAGCGAGAGGGTATTGGCGATCTGATACTTGATCCAGGTACCTTCTGTGAACCAGAGTCTATAACACAGACGCTGAGTAACTTCTCACTCTTAAGGCGTGCATGTGTAAAGGCAAACATTCCCGAGCTTTCGTATCCAGTGATGGCCGTTCCAGCAGTTGCATCGATGTCGTTCAAATCCAAGAAGGCGGCTGCCCACTATGAGAACTACCTGGCGAACATCTTCGTCACAAAAGGTATAAACCTCATGATACTCCACTTCCCCGAGATCTGGGAGTTCATGCCGATTGTATATCTCAGAGAGGGCATATTCAAGCATCCGAAGCTTGAGTCAGCGATCGATCCGGATCTGTATGCATTCAATGAACCTGATGCCGATTCTCCACTAATGGTAACAGCGAACTACACGCTGACCTATGGTATCGTCTCAGGTGACCTTGACAGATACAGAGTCAAGTGCTGGTTGCTTGTGATCGATACGAACGCACTCTCGGTCGATACCGCAGTTGGATCTGGTGACTTCTGTGCGGAAAACATCGTTGAGCACATGGAGGAGTTCGATGTTGAGAGTAAAGTCAATCATCGGGTGCTCATCATCCCACGGGTTGCAGCAGAGATACTGCCAGAATTGAGAGAAGAACTACCTGACTGGAAGGTGGTATTGGGTCCAAAGGATTCATCGGAGATTGCCACATTCCTGACAGATGAGTGGAAGAACCTCGTTGCTGAGTGA
- a CDS encoding acetyl-CoA synthase subunit delta, whose product MVKVKLKKKEGEAEAPASTPSGEGKELSDMVAGLNRVMKKIEGIKGIDLEFDEIILEGVIPPYELLAKLLSGGAPAAAPVAEAVAAEEPKKKITLEPFKLTPPIEEHPGKFAVVTLGGGNRAFTLKVGGNNAPPYFRFEGNLPERPPIAHVVFDEDPGLSKVLREQYGDVVGDPVAWAKKLVDVYGAKVIVLDLNSTDPKGSNRSADEAAATLKDVLAAVDVPVGIVLRSGNMAKDVEVVRACAEAAKGENIFICSTSLVLPTWVGVELDDEVLEYYEIAKEYDHTVVSYQPMNAQGLAWLNKTALTGKGIPPEKVMTDPGLVCAGFGTELVVTTMDTVNNKALIGDENFQPPMITAPCNAWLNRETWNKFEEWGSEVERGTAFECATAAAALASGAHILVMLSQRSIEATEALLDKIYLTKPEDTKAVLRHLPKNDCKKCGYDTCEAMAEALLKGETTVEKCEQMTPAGIRTLNRLLNPEGVKTDPAEIANWIVEV is encoded by the coding sequence ATGGTTAAAGTAAAGCTCAAGAAAAAAGAAGGGGAAGCGGAAGCTCCTGCCTCCACTCCTTCAGGCGAGGGAAAAGAACTGTCCGATATGGTTGCAGGTTTGAACAGGGTGATGAAAAAGATAGAAGGTATAAAGGGAATCGATCTCGAGTTCGATGAGATCATACTCGAGGGCGTTATCCCCCCTTACGAACTGCTCGCAAAGCTTCTATCAGGAGGGGCACCAGCAGCAGCACCAGTTGCTGAAGCGGTAGCAGCAGAAGAACCTAAAAAAAAAATAACCCTTGAACCGTTCAAACTCACGCCACCTATCGAAGAACATCCTGGAAAGTTTGCTGTAGTTACACTCGGAGGTGGAAACAGAGCGTTCACACTCAAGGTCGGTGGGAACAATGCACCTCCTTACTTCAGGTTCGAAGGTAACCTGCCAGAGAGGCCTCCAATTGCACACGTGGTCTTTGATGAAGACCCTGGGCTCTCAAAAGTTCTTAGAGAGCAGTACGGCGACGTTGTTGGTGATCCGGTTGCATGGGCAAAGAAGCTTGTCGATGTTTATGGCGCGAAAGTGATTGTACTGGATCTAAACTCCACAGATCCAAAAGGTTCCAATCGATCTGCAGACGAGGCAGCAGCAACACTCAAAGATGTTTTGGCGGCTGTAGATGTGCCTGTTGGTATAGTACTTCGATCAGGTAACATGGCAAAGGACGTTGAGGTTGTCAGAGCGTGTGCAGAAGCAGCCAAGGGTGAAAACATCTTTATTTGCTCCACAAGCCTTGTGCTCCCGACTTGGGTTGGTGTTGAGCTGGATGACGAGGTACTCGAATACTATGAGATTGCAAAGGAGTACGATCATACAGTTGTAAGTTACCAGCCTATGAACGCACAGGGACTTGCATGGTTGAATAAAACCGCCCTAACTGGTAAAGGGATACCACCGGAGAAAGTTATGACCGACCCGGGTCTTGTATGCGCTGGATTTGGGACAGAGCTCGTTGTGACAACGATGGATACCGTGAACAACAAGGCTTTGATCGGTGATGAGAACTTCCAGCCTCCAATGATCACAGCACCATGTAACGCATGGCTCAACCGTGAGACCTGGAACAAGTTTGAGGAGTGGGGTTCTGAGGTTGAGCGTGGGACTGCATTTGAGTGTGCAACCGCGGCAGCTGCATTAGCGTCAGGCGCACACATACTGGTCATGTTAAGCCAGCGATCGATTGAGGCAACTGAAGCACTGCTGGACAAGATCTACCTGACAAAACCAGAGGATACAAAGGCTGTTCTGCGACATCTACCAAAAAATGACTGTAAGAAGTGTGGTTATGATACGTGTGAGGCAATGGCAGAGGCACTTCTCAAGGGTGAGACCACGGTTGAGAAATGCGAACAGATGACACCTGCAGGAATCAGGACATTGAACAGACTCTTGAATCCAGAAGGAGTCAAGACAGATCCAGCAGAGATTGCAAACTGGATTGTGGAGGTGTGA
- a CDS encoding tRNA-splicing endonuclease has product MLEEAGYLLERGRIALYDGGEELNLREFLKRASSLIPNFELRFLVYKNIRDRGYQLKAGILDFRVYPRGIKPGEGESKYIIRVLSEREPIDITIPGKDILIARNLKKRLLYAVVDEEGDITYYEVKQKEMRGSLPPLGTDISAKGDLLEERVIIWDPFILNKLNKSWWFGRLTDEGRRLQLSFVESAYLIEHGSIEVLDGDGNVLSLERFIEVASAIESNFYRKYIIYRDLRDKGMVVKTGFKFGSHFRVYEEMPSESVFHSRYLVHLLTDDHTARLPEISRAVRLAHGVKKEMVFAVVDESEAVQYVEISWVRL; this is encoded by the coding sequence TTGCTTGAAGAGGCAGGGTATCTCCTTGAAAGAGGAAGAATTGCACTGTATGATGGTGGAGAAGAGCTTAATCTGCGGGAATTTCTAAAACGAGCGTCATCTCTCATCCCAAACTTTGAGTTGCGGTTTCTCGTTTATAAAAACATCCGCGATCGCGGTTATCAGTTGAAGGCAGGTATACTTGATTTCAGAGTATATCCACGGGGCATCAAGCCTGGTGAAGGCGAATCAAAATATATCATCCGTGTTTTGTCTGAGCGAGAGCCGATAGATATAACAATTCCAGGAAAAGATATTCTTATTGCCAGAAATCTTAAAAAAAGATTGTTATATGCGGTTGTTGATGAGGAGGGAGATATCACCTATTACGAGGTGAAACAGAAGGAGATGCGTGGATCACTTCCCCCACTTGGCACGGATATTTCTGCAAAGGGGGATCTACTTGAAGAACGAGTTATAATCTGGGACCCTTTCATCCTGAATAAACTCAATAAGTCATGGTGGTTTGGGCGCCTGACCGATGAAGGCAGGAGACTTCAGTTATCATTCGTTGAATCTGCGTATCTGATTGAGCACGGATCAATTGAGGTCCTGGATGGCGATGGAAACGTCCTGAGTCTGGAAAGATTTATCGAGGTCGCTTCTGCGATTGAATCAAACTTCTACCGAAAATACATAATATACAGGGATCTTCGCGATAAAGGAATGGTTGTAAAAACAGGATTTAAGTTTGGAAGCCATTTCAGGGTATATGAAGAGATGCCATCTGAGAGTGTCTTTCATTCGAGATACCTTGTTCATCTACTGACAGATGACCATACAGCGAGACTCCCTGAGATTTCACGGGCTGTAAGGCTTGCACATGGTGTTAAAAAAGAGATGGTCTTTGCCGTGGTTGATGAATCAGAAGCGGTTCAGTACGTGGAGATCTCATGGGTGCGGCTGTAG
- a CDS encoding MFS transporter permease: MRGITRNILILGLVSLFTDLSSQMVFPLIPLFLTTVLGAGAFAVGFVEGAAETTASLLKVVSGYWSDKVKVRKPFILVGYSLSTITKPLFAFAGIWQSVLLIRVIERIGKGLRTAPRDALVAESSRESTRGVAYGFHRSMDGAGSVLGAVIAFLLLFYGWRYQDIFLLAFIPGIISVSIILLIKERARIPSEPESDKAKTSIKVSFGKLDWNLRLLIIASSIFALGHFGYAFFLLRAKNIGLGDETAILLYVLFYIIYTLASIPSGMLSDKQGRKPILVGGYILFGLVSTGLIFVSGFSGILLLFAIYGICYAMIDGVQRVFVVDLAPEDLKATALGAFHTSIGMAALPGGLIAGFLWDVICPEATFIYAVILTVISVLLVGFVKERSRKRIQEK; the protein is encoded by the coding sequence ATGAGGGGCATCACAAGAAATATACTCATTCTCGGTCTTGTAAGCCTTTTTACAGACCTCTCAAGCCAGATGGTCTTTCCGCTGATTCCATTATTTTTAACAACCGTTCTTGGTGCGGGTGCCTTTGCCGTCGGTTTTGTAGAGGGTGCGGCAGAAACAACCGCATCGCTTCTCAAGGTTGTATCTGGATACTGGTCAGATAAGGTAAAAGTTAGAAAACCATTCATACTTGTTGGATACTCACTTTCAACGATAACAAAGCCTTTATTTGCATTTGCAGGTATATGGCAATCTGTTCTTCTGATAAGGGTAATTGAGAGGATTGGAAAAGGGCTTAGAACTGCACCAAGAGATGCACTTGTTGCTGAATCATCGAGAGAAAGTACAAGGGGAGTTGCTTATGGATTTCACAGATCAATGGATGGTGCAGGCTCGGTTCTGGGTGCGGTCATTGCTTTCCTCCTTCTCTTCTACGGCTGGCGGTATCAGGATATATTCCTCCTTGCATTCATACCAGGAATTATCTCGGTATCGATTATCTTGCTTATAAAAGAGCGTGCTCGTATACCCTCAGAACCTGAGTCTGATAAAGCAAAAACCTCGATCAAGGTCAGTTTCGGGAAGCTTGACTGGAATCTGAGGCTTTTAATCATTGCATCCTCGATCTTTGCACTCGGACATTTTGGATATGCTTTTTTTCTGCTTCGGGCAAAGAATATTGGGCTTGGCGATGAGACCGCAATCCTTCTCTACGTCCTCTTCTACATCATCTACACACTTGCATCGATTCCATCAGGTATGCTCTCAGATAAGCAAGGGAGAAAACCGATCCTGGTGGGAGGATATATCTTATTTGGGTTGGTGTCAACTGGATTGATCTTTGTATCAGGTTTTTCAGGAATACTTCTACTATTTGCGATCTATGGTATTTGTTATGCGATGATTGATGGCGTACAGCGTGTCTTTGTCGTCGATCTCGCACCAGAAGATCTGAAGGCGACTGCTCTCGGTGCATTTCATACCTCAATCGGTATGGCTGCACTTCCAGGTGGGCTTATAGCAGGGTTTCTCTGGGATGTTATATGTCCTGAGGCGACGTTTATCTATGCAGTTATACTGACGGTGATTTCAGTTCTGCTGGTCGGGTTTGTGAAGGAGAGGAGCAGGAAGAGGATTCAGGAAAAATAA
- a CDS encoding CO dehydrogenase beta subunit/acetyl-CoA synthase epsilon subunit, whose amino-acid sequence MSVSWKTGDVPGGYLSTHIDGATAGRMIKEAKNPLLIVGGLARKIDLGGKRLIDYAIEITKKGIPTVATAGSSKEYPEDVDIKMMGAVEIVNRLQNPEYGVNGKPHDLVITMGIQYYLASQSLSTLKNFAPHLKTIALCARNHPNATWAFPYMPDYKWKEELEKLLEKL is encoded by the coding sequence ATGTCTGTAAGTTGGAAAACAGGAGACGTTCCAGGAGGTTATCTCTCAACCCATATCGATGGTGCTACCGCAGGCAGGATGATCAAGGAAGCGAAGAATCCGCTTCTTATTGTCGGAGGGCTTGCACGCAAGATAGATCTTGGAGGAAAAAGACTCATCGATTATGCGATTGAGATAACCAAAAAAGGTATTCCCACGGTTGCGACGGCTGGCTCATCAAAGGAGTATCCTGAAGATGTTGATATAAAGATGATGGGTGCAGTTGAGATCGTAAACAGATTGCAGAATCCTGAGTACGGGGTGAATGGAAAGCCACACGATCTTGTGATTACTATGGGTATCCAGTATTACCTTGCATCACAGAGTTTGTCAACGCTCAAGAATTTTGCGCCGCACTTAAAGACGATCGCACTCTGTGCACGCAATCATCCAAACGCAACATGGGCATTCCCTTATATGCCAGATTATAAGTGGAAAGAAGAACTGGAAAAATTATTGGAGAAGTTGTGA